A single Anopheles maculipalpis chromosome 3RL, idAnoMacuDA_375_x, whole genome shotgun sequence DNA region contains:
- the LOC126562018 gene encoding UDP-glycosyltransferase UGT4-like, with amino-acid sequence MKPLRSNVVGTVAFLWFAFLMSHKVVEPAKILSIFPTMSKSHWILGSSLMKELALDGHEVTVISPFPLKNAPKTYRHVNVEFNSRMFEEIMDEVFDKIDDSIVEKMLELGRFVREITNTTLAAPEVQSLLRSDETFDLLVLEIFLDDAFLGFADRFNCPVVGMSTFGVSSWVNSLTGSPQPLSYVPHPMSSFTDKMNFWQRLGNVLFTAFDETLLKFMCEPIHREFYEMYFPNATRSLREMQKHGVTLVLVNSHFSLSFPRPYLPNLIEVGGFHVNRKVNPLPEDIKTFIEQSKDGVIYFSMGSNLKPSKMDQQKRNDVIRVLSGLKQNIIWKWDDDTLVLDKKKFLIGKWFPQDDILAHPNVKLFITHGGLLSCTESIYHGVPIVGIPIFGDQLLNMARAEQSGWGIGVAYKNLNEQTFRKAINDVLGDESYAANVKTISRRLRDQPLAPMDTAKFWIEYVLRHDGAKHLISSAQDLNFVQYNNLDVFLFIGAVVVAFVLLVRLGVKKLFNTLFRRKSKQISTKKKN; translated from the exons ATGAAACCTCTCCGTAGTAATGTGGTGGGTACGGTGGCGTTCTTGTGGTTCGCGTTCCTGATGTCACACAAGGTAGTCGAACCGGCCAAAATTCTTAGCATCTTTCCTACCATGTCCAAATCTCACTGGATACTTGGTTCGTCCCTTATGAAAGAGTTGGCACTGGATGGACACGAG GTAACAGTGATAAGTCCGTTCCCGTTGAAAAATGCGCCCAAGACTTATCGCCACGTGAATGTTGAATTTAACAGTCGAATGTTTGAAG AAATCATGGACGAAGTGTTTGATAAAATCGATGACAGCATCGTGGAGAAGATGCTGGAACTGGGTCGTTTTGTGCGTGAAATAACCAACACCACCCTAGCCGCACCGGAAGTTCAATCTCTGCTCCGATCGGACGAAACGTTCGATCTACTCGTTTTGGAGATATTCCTCGACGATGCATTTCTTGGGTTTGCCGACCGTTTCAACTGTCCTGTAGTGGGAATGTCAACGTTTGGCGTTTCATCGTGGGTGAATTCGCTTACCGGTTCGCCACAACCACTATCGTACGTACCGCATCCGATGTCAAGCTTCACTGATAAGATGAACTTCTGGCAACGGCTGGGTAATGTGCTGTTCACCGCGTTCGACGAAACACTGCTCAAGTTCATGTGCGAACCAATACACCGAGAGTTTTATGAAATGTACTTCCCCAATGCTACCCGTTCGTTGCGTGAGATGCAGAAGCATGGAGTTACGCTCGTGCTGGTCAACAGCCACTTTAGCTTAAGCTTCCCACGCCCGTATCTACCTAACCTGATTGAGGTTGGAGGATTTCATGTCAATCGCAAAGTAAATCCACTCCCTGAG GACATTAAAACGTTCATCGAACAATCGAAAGACGGTGTGATTTACTTCTCGATGGGATCCAACCTTAAACCATCGAAAATGGACCAGCAAAAGCGTAACGATGTTATTCGAGTGCTTTCGGGTCTCAAGCAGAACATCATCTGGAAGTGGGACGACGATACGCTCGTGTTGGATAAGAAAAAATTCTTGATCGGCAAATGGTTCCCTCAGGATGACATCCTTGCACACCCGAACGTGAAGCTGTTCATTACGCACGGAGGGCTTCTCAGTTGTACCGAATCGATCTACCACGGTGTACCGATCGTAGGCATTCCGATATTTGGTGATCAACTTTTAAACATGGCTCGAGCGGAACAGTCTGGATGGGGCATTGGGGTGGCTTACAAGAATCTGAATGAACAGACGTTCCGTAAGGCGATTAACGATGTCCTAGGTGATGAGAG CTATGCCGCAAACGTGAAAACAATCTCCCGCAGACTGAGAGATCAACCGCTCGCCCCGATGGATACGGCTAAGTTTTGGATCGAGTACGTTCTTCGGCATGATGGCGCAAAGCATCTGATCTCTTCGGCGCAAGATCTTAACTTCGTGCAGTACAACAATTTGgacgtgtttttgtttataggCGCAGTTGTTGTAGCATTTGTGCTGTTGGTTAGATTAGGcgttaaaaagctttttaatacTCTGTTCCGAAGAAAGAGTAAGCAAAtaagcacaaaaaagaaaaattaa
- the LOC126561425 gene encoding uncharacterized protein LOC126561425: MLSSIGSYLWSSPESSVESPLSEVTFTINGKTYTANAQNVPVDTSLNTFIRNHAHLSGTKFMCLEGGCGTCVVNVSGLHPVTKENKSWSVNSCLFPVFACHGLDIKTVEALGNRLDGYHPIQERLAHMNGSQCGYCSPGMVMTMYSLMESKQGNVSMEEVENHLGGNICRCTGYRPILDAFKSLASVTEQAMPDIEELQICPKTNTVCSAQCPQAANMIVPGCPVQLMASDDKEWHKVYTVAEIFTIFSKIDKKPYMLVGGNTAHGVYRRSNSLQVFIDINSVEELRNYFLRTGELVVGANVTITEFIEILNKTANNRPNFRYCREMARHLGLIANPAVRNAGTVAGNLSIKNKYPQFPSDLYILLEAAGAKVIIAESLTKILEKSPEDYAQTDMTKRLIKVLSLPLINSFTTVYKSFRVIPRAQNAHAYVNAAFLVQFDKDKSTVKLATLCFGGINPKFTHASRTEKLLVGKKLFDNNTIQQAINSLASEIQPDWVLPDASVDYRKNLAIALFYKFILSVATDYSVPVNPRFKSGYSMIERPLSSGQQTYDTNKKNWPVTQYVPKLEGLRQVSGEAKYANDFPPFPGELYGAFVVATQPNATIGKIDPTEALKLPGVAAFFSAKDIPGTNNFMSGNMNFFFPDVEEIFCSGRVLFHGQPVGMIVADHFDQAIRAAKEVKIIYERVSDEPVYPTIKAVLMNQSKERFFDQPPNSREGPETDLEVSQQIVGTLELAGQFHFTMEPQTCVCVPIEDGLDIYAASQWIDLPQVTVAAALKVPQNSLNFTVRRIGGGFGCKLTRASQIICACALAAHLTKRPVRFVMNIEANMGSIGKRYGCISNYQVDVDAKGKILKLTNNFMQDYGSNLNENVIDDAKVVFKLSYNSATWKVEGKAVLTDAPPSTWMRAPGTTEAIAMVETIMEHIAWVTGVDPMQVRLSNMPAESKFQKLMPQFRQDVEFDKRKKVIDDFNAKNRWRKRGIAMIPMQYPLVHIGALHAQVSIYAKDGTVSISHGGIEVGQGINTKAAQVAAFTLGIPLEKISIKPTNSLTSPNAVMTGASMTSEVVCLAVKRACEILNTRLQPVKNELKNAAWEKVTQTCYMRDIDLSVLYQYKKADLKPYSIWGLSCAEVEVDILTGTIQLTRVDILEDTGESISPGIDVGQIEGAFVMGIGYWLTESLVFDMTNGALLTNRSWNYKPPGAKDIPVDFRIRLIQTGDNQGGVLRSKATGEPAMTMTVVLLFALRYALRSAQKDAGRPDNWIPLGSASTPEQIFLKASNNFEQYKLN; the protein is encoded by the exons ATGCTTTCCTCAATTGGATCGTACCTTTGGAGCAGCCCCGAGAGTTCAGTTGAAAG TCCACTTTCTGAAGTAACGTTCACCATTAATGGGAAAACTTATACAG CCAACGCTCAGAACGTTCCAGTGGACACGTCTTTGAATACGTTCATCCGAAACCATGCCCATCTTTCTGGGACTAAGTTTATGTGTCTGGAAGGTGGATGTGGCACTTGTGTCGTGAACGTGTCCGGACTACATCCCGTTAccaaggaaaataaatcttgGTCCGTCAACTCG TGCCTCTTTCCTGTATTCGCTTGCCATGGCTTGGACATCAAAACGGTCGAAGCACTCGGTAACCGATTGGACGGCTATCATCCGATACAGGAACGTTTGGCCCATATGAACGGTAGCCAGTGTGGGTACTGCTCACCCGGCATGGTTATGACGATGTACAGCTTGATGGAATCGAAGCAAGGAAACGTCTCGATGGAAGAGGTTGAAAATCACCTTGGTGGCAATATCTGTCGCTGCACGGGTTATCGGCCAATTCTCGACGCCTTTAAGTCTCTTGCCTCGGTAACGGAACAGGCAATGCCGGACATTGAGGAACTTCAGATCTGTCCCAAAACGAATACCGTCTGCTCGGCCCAGTGTCCCCAGGCTGCTAATATGATCGTGCCGGGATGTCCGGTACAGCTGATGGCTAGCGACGACAAGGAGTGGCACAAGGTGTACACTGTTGCGGAAATATTTACCATCTTTAGCAAGATCGACAAAAAACCTTACATGCTTGTTGGAGGAAACACAGCGCATG GTGTCTATCGACGCAGCAACTCCTTGCAGGTCTTCATCGACATCAACTCGGTGGAAGAGTTGCGCAATTATTTCCTGCGCACAGGAGAGCTTGTTGTGGGTGCAAATGTTACAATTACCGAGTTTATTGAAATACTAAACAAGACGGCTAACAATCGACCGAACTTCAGATACTGCAGAGAGATGGCCCGTCATCTGGGTCTCATTGCAAATCCTGCGGTGCGCAATGCTGGTACGGTGGCAGGCAATTTGAgcatcaaaaacaaataccCCCAATTTCCGTCCGATCTTTACATTCTGCTGGAAGCGGCCGGTGCTAAAGTGATCATAG CTGAATCATTAACCAAGATCCTGGAGAAATCGCCTGAGGACtacgcacaaacggacatgaCAAAGAGATTGATTAAAGTTTTATCGCTTCCGCTCATCAATTCCTTTACAACCGTGTACAAATCGTTCCGAGTGATCCCACGGGCTCAAAATGCTCATGCCTACGTGAATGCAGCTTTTCTGGTGCAGTTCGATAAAGATAAATCTACCGTCAAGTTGGCTACACTGTGTTTCGGTGGCATCAACCCTAAG TTTACGCACGCCTCCCGCACGGAAAAGCTCCTTGTTGGTAAAAAGCTCTTTGACAACAACACCATCCAGCAAGCGATCAACAGTCTTGCTTCGGAGATACAACCCGACTGGGTCCTGCCGGACGCATCAGTCGACTATCGTAAAAACCTTGCCATTGCGCtcttttacaaatttattcTCAGTGTCGCGACTGACTACAGTGTGCCTGTTAATCCTCGGTTCAAGTCCGGATACTCTATGATCGAACGACCGCTATCGTCTGGACAGCAGACCTACGATACGAATAAGAAAAATTGGCCTGTAACGCAGTACGTCCCCAAGCTCGAAGGCTTACGTCAGGTATCCGGTGAGGCAAAGTATGCAAATGATTTTCCACCCTTTCCCGGCGAGCTTTACGGGGCGTTTGTCGTTGCAACACAGCCAAATGCAACGATCGGAAAGATTGATCCGACGGAGGCTTTG AAACTGCCCGGTGTAGCAGCATTTTTCTCCGCGAAAGATATCCCCGGAACGAACAACTTCATGTCCGGTAACATGAACTTCTTCTTCCCGGACGTGGAGGAGATCTTTTGCAGTGGACGTGTACTGTTCCATGGTCAACCGGTCGGGATGATCGTGGCGGACCATTTCGATCAAGCAATACGAGCGGCTAAGGAAGTGAAGATCATCTACGAACGAGTGTCCGATGAGCCAGTCTACCCTACAATTAAAGCTGTTCTTATGAATCAATCAAAAGAGCGCTTTTTCGATCAACCGCCCAATAGTCGTGAAGGCCCAGAGACAGATCTTGAAGTTTCCCAACAGATTGTAGGTACGCTGGAGCTAGCAGGACAATTCCACTTTACGATGGAGCCTCAAACGTGCGTGTGCGTCCCGATTGAAGATGGGTTGGATATTTACGCTGCTTCGCAATGGATCGATTTGCCCCAGGTAACGGTTGCTGCCGCCCTAAAAGTGCCACAAAATAGTCTTAACTTTACCGTACGTCGGATCGGGGGAGGGTTCGGTTGTAAGCTGACGCGAGCAAGCCAAATCATCTGTGCCTGTGCCTTGGCAGCTCATCTCACCAAACGTCCGGTACGATTCGTCATGAACATCGAGGCTAATATGGGTTCAATCGGCAAGAGATACGGTTGCATCAGCAACTATCAGGTGGATGTGGACGCGAAGGGCAAGATTCTAAAGCTCACGAATAACTTTATGCAGGACTATGGTTCGAATCTGAACGAAAACGTAATCGATGACGCGAAGGTCGTGTTTAAGCTTTCGTACAACTCTGCCACCTGGAAAGTGGAGGGCAAAGCCGTACTAACCGATGCGCCACCGAGCACTTGGATGCGTGCACCGGGCACTACCGAAGCTATTGCCATGGTTGAAACGATCATGGAACACATTGCCTGGGTTACCGGGGTTGATCCGATGCAGGTACGATTGAGCAATATGCCGGCGGAAAGCAAGTTCCAGAAGCTGATGCCACAGTTTCGACAGGACGTCGAGTTTGACAAGAGGAAAAAAGTTATCGACGATTTCAACGCCAAGAACCGTTGGCGTAAGCGAGGTATCGCGATGATCCCGATGCAGTACCCGCTGGTACACATTGGTGCACTGCATGCGCAGGTTTCGATCTACGCAAAGGATGGTACGGTATCGATCAGCCATGGAGGAATCGAAGTTGGCCAGGGTATAAACACCAAGGCGGCCCAGGTAGCTGCCTTTACGTTGGGGATACCACTGGAGAAAATTTCTATTAAACCTACCAACAGCTTGACCTCACCGAACGCCGTAATGACCGGAGCTAGTATGACCAGTGAGGTCGTATGCTTG gcCGTAAAAAGAGCTTGCGAGATTCTCAACACCCGTCTGCAGCCCGTCAAGAACGAGCTTAAAAATGCCGCCTGGGAAAAGGTCACTCAAACCTGCTACATGCGGGACATCGATCTGAGCGTACTGTATCAGTACAAAAAGGCTGATCTGAAGCCCTACAGCATCTGGGGATTGAGCTGTGCCGAGGTGGAAGTGGATATCCTTACCGGTACCATACAACTTACCCGCGTCGATATTCTCGAAGATACCGGCGAAAGCATCAGTCCCGGTATCGATGTGGGCCAGATCGAGGGCGCGTTTGTGATGGGAATCGGGTACTGGTTGACGGAGTCGCTTGTCTTCGATATGACCAACGGGGCACTGCTGACAAACCGCTCCTGGAACTATAAGCCACCGGGAGCGAAGGACATTCCGGTGGACTTCCGCATTCGGCTCATACAAACCGGTGACAATCAGGGCGGTGTGCTGCGTTCGAAGGCGACGGGTGAACCTGCCATGACGATGACTGTCGTACTGTTGTTCGCACTGAGGTATGCACTGCGATCGGCACAAAAGGATGCCGGGCGGCCGGATAATTGGATTCCGCTCGGATCGGCTTCGACTCCGGAGCAAATATTCCTTAAAGCATCCAACAACTTTGAGCAGTATAAGTTGAATTAG
- the LOC126561402 gene encoding uncharacterized protein LOC126561402 has product MLSTLGSYIWGSTEPDSPLTEVTFTINRKPYTVDPRTIPVDTSLNAFIRNHAHLTGTKFMCLEGGCGACIVNVNGVHPVTKEKKSWAVNSCLYPVYACHGLDVKTVEGIGNRKDGYHPIQQRLAHLNGTQCGYCSPGMVMNMYSLMEANRGAISMEDVENAFGGNICRCTGYRPILDAFKSLTVDADEKLLDACQDIEDLTKTCPKTGSPCAGKCLSAKDRVDHKRPVKLVFEDDKEWHRVTQVNDIFAIFEQIGSKPYMLVAGNTAHGVYRRSPSLQVFIDINAVEELHTHSSDGNELVVGANVSLTEFMQILDETSNKSPHFSHFKQLEKHIDLIANVPVRSAGTIAGNLNIKNQHHEFPSDMYLILETAGAKLTVVEAGSKTSLITPAEFVQLDMQKKVLKSITLPALDSSRYQFRSFKVMPRSQNAHAYVNGAFLTKFAEDGVTVESVKICFGGINPDFTHATATETFLVGKNLFDAETVQATMNQLSNEIRPDWVLPDASAEYRKNLAMALYYKYLLNIAPDGTVLVKPSFRSGGTVLERPLSSGQQTFDTYERNWPLTKNIPKIEALAQTSGEAKFTNDLPPLPGELYAAFVIATKPHTRIGKIDAADALKYPGVVAFYSAKDIPGTNNFMPASLGNQEVEEVFCSGEVLYHGQPVGIILAETFNQANHAATLVNILYERLSQQQPVYPTLKSLIDNQAKTRIFDEPSTTTRRGSNYRVKVSAARKVTGRFEMAGQYHYTMETQTCVCVPIEDGMDVHSSTQWVDLCQVAIASMLKVPENSLNFTVRRLGGGYGSKISRAGQVACACALAAHLQNRPVRFVLTIESNMSSIGKRYGCISDYEVDVESNGRIVKLTNNYMQDYGASLNESVGDATTEFFNNCYDTKTWKVVGKAAKTDAPSNTWCRAPGTTEGIAMIENIMEHVAWELGLDPLELRLMNMPEGSKMRELVPQFRKDVEYNQRKTEIDQFNVDNRWRKRGIAISLMRYPLGYFGALHALVAIHAGDGTVSITHGGIEMGQGMNTKAAQVAAYVLGLPLEKISIKPTTSLTSPNAIVTGGSMTSEAVCYAVKKACEILLERIKPVRDAHKDAPWETITQLCYAGNVDLCATYQYRATELKPYIIWGLSCAEVEVDILTGNVQLRRVDILEDTGESLSPGIDVGQIEGAFVMGVGYWLTEALVYNAEDGALLTNRTWTYKPPGAKDIPVDFRVRFLQKSSNPAGVLRSKATGEPALNMSIVVLFALRNALRSARKDAGLADDWIPMGTASTPDQVHLLAGNSIEQYKLN; this is encoded by the exons ATGCTTTCAACGCTTGGTAGTTACATTTGGGGCAGCACGGAACCTGACAG TCCTCTAACGGAAGTCACCTTTACAATCAATAGGAAACCATACACTG tTGATCCTCGTACAATTCCGGTCGATACTTCGCTGAACGCGTTTATACGCAACCATGCTCACCTGACCGGCACAAAGTTCATGTGTCTGGAGGGTGGTTGTGGAGCTTGCATCGTGAACGTAAACGGAGTCCATCCGGTGACAAAGGAGAAGAAATCATGGGCTGTCAATTCG TGTTTGTATCCGGTCTATGCGTGCCACGGACTGGATGTAAAAACGGTAGAAGGTATTGGCAACCGCAAGGATGGTTACCATCCAATCCAGCAGCGGCTGGCCCATCTGAATGGCACCCAGTGTGGCTACTGCTCGCCCGGCATGGTTATGAACATGTACAGCCTGATGGAAGCGAACCGCGGTGCGATCTCGATGGAAGACGTCGAAAATGCTTTCGGTGGAAATATATGCCGTTGTACCGGGTACCGGCCGATACTGGATGCGTTCAAATCGTTGACGGTCGATGCAGATGAGAAACTGCTCGATGCCTGTCAGGATATTGAGGATCTGACGAAGACCTGTCCGAAAACGGGAAGTCCTTGTGCTGGCAAATGCCTTTCGGCGAAGGATCGCGTCGATCACAAGCGTCCGGTGAAGCTGGTGTTTGAAGACGACAAGGAGTGGCACCGTGTGACGCAGGTGAACgatatttttgcgattttcgAACAGATCGGTAGCAAACCCTATATGCTGGTTGCTGGCAATACTGCTCATG GAGTCTATCGTCGAAGTCCATCATTGCAAGTGTTTATCGACATCAATGCCGTTGAGGAACTGCACACGCATTCGTCCGATGGCAACGAGCTGGTAGTTGGTGCCAACGTTTCACTGACGGAGTTTATGCAAATCCTAGACGAAACCTCAAACAAGTCGCCCCACTTTTCACACTTCAAACAGTTGGAGAAACACATCGATCTGATTGCAAACGTACCGGTACGCAGTGCCGGAACGATCGCGGGCAAtttgaacataaaaaatcaacatcatgAGTTCCCATCGGATATGTATCTAATATTGGAAACAGCTGGAGCGAAGCTTACAGTTG tTGAAGCCGGAAGTAAAACAAGCCTCATTACACCAGCAGAGTTTGTTCAGCTAGACATGCAaaagaaggtgttgaaatcgatCACACTTCCAGCGCTGGACTCATCGCGGTATCAGTTCCGATCGTTCAAAGTGATGCCACGATCGCAAAATGCGCACGCTTACGTTAATGGTGCTTTCCTTACGAAGTTTGCCGAGGATGGTGTGACGGTGGAATCGGTCAAAATTTGctttggaggaattaatccaGAT TTTACCCATGCTACAGCGACGGAAACGTTTCTGGTAGGCAAAAATTTGTTTGACGCTGAAACCGTTCAAGCTACGATGAATCAGCTGAGCAACGAGATCCGCCCTGATTGGGTACTACCGGACGCTTCCGCAGAGTATCGCAAAAACCTTGCCATGGCACTCTACTACAAGTATCTGCTTAACATAGCACCGGACGGTACTGTGCTGGTGAAACCATCCTTCCGTTCCGGAGGTACCGTACTCGAGCGTCCATTATCATCCGGCCAGCAAACGTTCGATACCTACGAACGTAACTGGCCGCTTACGAAAAACATCCCCAAGATTGAGGCACTCGCTCAAACATCAGGAGAAGCCAAATTTACCAACGATCTGCCTCCCTTGCCCGGGGAGCTGTATGCGGCGTTCGTTATTGCTACCAAGCCGCACACGCGTATTGGCAAAATAGATGCTGCTGACGCGCTG AAATACCCCGGCGTAGTAGCATTCTACTCTGCGAAAGATATCCCCGGCACTAACAACTTCATGCCCGCCAGTCTAGGCAATCAGGAGGTGGAAGAAGTATTCTGCAGTGGTGAGGTACTCTACCATGGCCAACCGGTCGGTATCATCTTGGCGGAAACGTTCAACCAAGCCAATCATGCTGCGACCCTCGTCAACATTCTCTACGAACGCCTCTCGCAGCAGCAACCCGTCTATCCGACGTTGAAGTCTCTCATTGACAATCAAGCAAAGACTCGCATCTTTGACGAACCGTCTACTACAACTCGCCGAGGATCAAACTATCGTGTAAAGGTATCTGCTGCTCGTAAGGTAACGGGCCGGTTCGAAATGGCTGGCCAGTATCACTACACGATGGAAACGCAAACTTGCGTCTGCGTACCAATCGAGGACGGTATGGATGTGCACAGTTCGACCCAGTGGGTTGATCTGTGTCAGGTGGCGATCGCATCGATGCTGAAAGTCCCAGAAAATAGCCTCAACTTCACTGTACGCCGGCTTGGCGGTGGTTATGGATCGAAGATTTCACGCGCTGGTCAAGTTGCGTGTGCTTGTGCGTTGGCGGCACATCTGCAGAACCGGCCGGTACGGTTTGTGCTAACGATCGAATCAAACATGAGTTCAATTGGCAAGCGCTACGGTTGCATTTCCGACTACGAAGTGGATGTGGAGAGCAATGGCCGTATTGTAAAGTTAACGAACAACTACATGCAGGATTATGGCGCGTCTCTAAACGAATCGGTTGGTGACGCTACGACGGAGTTCTTCAACAATTGCTACGACACCAAGACGTGGAAAGTGGTTGGCAAGGCTGCTAAAACGGATGCTCCGAGCAATACCTGGTGCCGTGCACCTGGCACTACGGAAGGTATTGCCATGATCGAGAATATTATGGAACATGTCGCTTGGGAGTTGGGTTTAGATCCGCTAGAGCTGCGGCTGATGAACATGCCGGAAGGTAGCAAGATGCGCGAACTTGTCCCTCAGTTCCGCAAGGACGTGGAGTACAACCAGCGCAAGACGGAAATTGACCAGTTTAATGTGGACAATCGTTGGCGTAAGCGAGGTATCGCCATCTCGCTGATGCGCTATCCCCTTGGATACTTTGGAGCGTTGCATGCGTTGGTAGCAATCCATGCTGGTGATGGTACGGTCTCGATTACACACGGTGGCATTGAAATGGGTCAGGGCATGAATACGAAGGCGGCACAGGTGGCTGCGTACGTGCTCGGATTGCCGCTGGAGAAGATTAGCATCAAACCAACGACCAGTTTGACATCGCCTAATGCCATCGTCACTGGAGGTAGCATGACTAGCGAGGCTGTGTGCTAT GCCGTCAAGAAAGCGTGTGAGATTCTCCTGGAACGCATTAAACCCGTGCGCGATGCACACAAGGACGCTCCATGGGAAACCATCACACAGCTCTGCTACGCAGGAAATGTTGATCTTTGCGCCACATACCAGTACCGTGCAACGGAACTGAAACCATACATCATCTGGGGATTGAGCTGTGCCGAGGTGGAAGTGGACATATTGACTGGCAATGTTCAGTTGCGTCGCGTTGACATCTTGGAAGACACCGGTGAAAGTCTTAGCCCAGGCATTGATGTGGGCCAAATCGAGGGTGCGTTCGTAATGGGTGTCGGCTATTGGTTAACGGAGGCACTGGTATACAATGCCGAGGATGGTGCACTGCTAACCAACCGTACTTGGACGTACAAACCGCCGGGTGCGAAGGACATTCCGGTAGATTTCCGTGTGCGTTTTCTGCAGAAGAGTTCCAATCCGGCTGGTGTGCTTCGTTCAAAAGCAACTGGAGAACCGGCCTTAAATATGTCCATCGTGGTGCTATTCGCCTTACGCAACGCGCTCCGTTCAGCACGGAAGGATGCTGGGCTGGCAGATGATTGGATACCGATGGGTACGGCTTCCACACCGGATCAGGTTCATCTGCTGGCTGGAAATTCGATCGAACAGTACAAACTGAATTGA